TCATCCGCGAGATAAGGAAAGAAATTCCAGTCTTTAAATCCTTTAAAACCGTGGCAGATAATGACCACAGGCTTTTTCGAACGTTCCTTCGGTGCATGAACGTTTCCTCGAAGATGTAAATCATTTTCCATGGAAATAGTGAATGGTTGATTTTCTATGGTACCAGAAGACATACTTATCCCCTCCTAGTCTGCATGTTATCATAAATTTTCTGAATAATGAAATCAGAAGCAGATAAGTGTTTTTTTGAAAAACCATTTTGTGCTTACTTCATAAAAAACCAGGGGTATCCCCCTGGTTTTTTAGGCGTGATATTTTTTTATTGGTCTTGCCGATAAGATATTTTTAGGGAACGAAAACCGTGTTGGGCGTGGCACCATACCAACACTTCTTTTTTATTCATTCGATGTACTGTCACCGTGCGCTGGCTGAGCCTGCCGTCTTTTGCTTCATATATTGATTCGATTGGTCTCCCACTTTCTAATGCTCTTTTTAACACACCTTCCATGGGATCCCTCCATTCTTTACACGAACGTTTGTTCTTTATCAAATGAAGTTGAATTTGATAAAAAACAGGGCACACTCTTATTTAAGAAGCGCACCCTGCTGCAGCCATATTCACTTTTTGTTCTAATCTGTCTTTTGGCGCTGTTTTATATCTTTTTTGCGGCGTAACAGCTGTTGAAATTCTTGTTCTAATACTTCCGAAGGCGTGATACTTAATCGGCTTAATACATCAGCAATCTTCATTTCTACCTTAAGTAATTCATCTTCCAGCGGGTCTTGGTCTTTTATTAGCTCATCATTTAGATAAGCTCGATAAGAACCATCAAATGAAACGATACGATTGCTATTAATGGCAAAAATCCTTGTAGCTGTATTTTCTAGAAAGCGCCTGTCATGCGATACAAACAAAACCGTTCCGGAATAATCGTTAAGAAGAGACTCCAATGCTTCTATTGCCTCGATATCCAAATAATTAGTTGGTTCATCCAGAATAAGTACATTTGCATTGCTGACAAATAACGCAGCAAACGCTGCTTTTACCCGCTCGCCGCCGCTAAGGACACGAACAGGTTTAAACACATCGTCCCGAAAAAAACCTAGGCGGGCAAGTACTGTTCGTATCATCGTTTGATCTTGAACAGAATGACGGCGTACGTTTTCTAAAATGGAATCGTCTCCTTCTAATACATCAAGCATTTGACTGAAATAGCCAAAAGAGACGGACGGAGAAATATGAATTCCATCCGCTTCCTCCAAAATAATGCGTAAAAACGTGGTCTTTCCGCTGCCATTTGGACCAATGAGAGCTACTTTATCGCCAGCGGTAACAGTGAAGTCTGCCCCTTCCCATAACAATTGATTCCCTGCAGTTCCGGATACCTTCTCCCCGCGTATAATAGTGCGATTCTTAAGTGACTCTTCTTGTGCTACTTGCATTTTGATGGACGGAAGTTCTTTTATTTTTTCGACCTTATCCAGCTGTTTGATCCGGGTTTGAATGGATTTGACACCCTGGTTTAACTTCTTCTGTTTTTTCGCAAAATACGGTTTAGCCCCGGTGATTTTCGCCTCAGAACTTGAAGTGTTCATCGGCTTCTTTACCGCTCGCTGTGCCTTCTGTTCTTTCTGCTGCATTGCTTCCTCAAGCTGTTTTTTCTTGTGAATATATTTCTCGTATTCTTTTTCACGATGTTTACGGGCAGCTTGTTTTCGCTGCTCATAATCTGTGTAATTCCCTGAATATACACGAACCTGCCCGTTGTCTATTTCCCATATTTGATTACAAAGAGCATCCAAAAAAGCACGATCATGAGATACCACTACCATAGCTTCCTGGTGCCGCTGTAATCGATGCTCCAATTTTTCCATGTTCTCCATATCCAGATGAGTAGTGGGTTCATCAGCAAGCAGTACCTCAGGCTCTTGTAACAGGGTTTCTCGGTTTATAATTTGGGAAATCTCCCCTCCGCTTTTCTGCCCTATTTGAGGTTTCAGCTGCGGAAGAAGTGCCACAGAAACGTGCTTTGAAACGGTGCCCGAAGCCGCTTCTTTTTCTCCAGCAATTATCTCAAGCAGCGATGTTTTCCCCGAACCGTTACGGCCCACTAGTCCAATGCAGTCTCCTTGGTGAATGCTTATATTACTTATTTCAAATAACGTTCGATCTTTCACATCAATCCGGATGTCTTGCAAGTCGATCAATACCAATTCAATCATCCCCATTTCTTTTTAAGGATGGAGACTATTTGATTGTCCTTTAGCAAAGTTAAACTTTCCCAAAAAATAAAAATAGCCTCCTATTCATAGACATACGTTCAGAATAGGAGGCACACCTATACAATAGGGGTGAATGTGCTTGTTACACCAATCCTATTCCGAACGTTGATGAATGCCATGCATAAGAAACCATTAAATAGAAGGTTTTTGTCATGAGTCATTCATTTGTTCTAAAAAAATAGGATTAGTACTTCATGAGCCTACAATTCACCCTCTTTCATTTTGCTGTATATGGAAGTGCTGGCTGACAAGTCATTAAAATTGACCCCATTCCATATTTTCCAAACCGTTAACCTGTACCTTATTATATGAGATCATTAACGATTTTTTGTTTAACTGCGTACATAAGTAAAAATGAACTGTTTCTCCCGTAAAAAAAGATATGATCCCTAATATTAAAAAATATAAACTATACAACTAATTATTCATTATTACTCCAGCTCTCCTTACGATTCGTTTAGCATACAAACTCCAATCACAATACCAATTATTTAAAATCCCCCTAACTTTTACAATTAATTATTACTAGAGACGAATCAAAGCATATTTGAGAGTTGTCTCTTTTTGACATGAAAATAATATCTAACATGTCAACAGAAAAACACTCGACGATTCCCCTTCTAAATGAATCGGCTGAAGATCATGAACCGTAATGAAGCACATAAAATGTAATGAAACCAGCGGGAGGTGCTTGCATTGATTCATACGGTTAAACCCGGTGAAACACTGACTCAGATATCAAGGGATTACCGCACGCCATTAACTGCAATCATTAGTGCGAACCCAATGATTAATCCAAATGTCATATATCCTGGTCAATCTATTATGATCCCAGGGTTTCCCGACCCCCACACCCTTCCATATCAGATTGAAGTATCCATCAATAATCGCTGGCTGCGGTTACTAAGAGATGGTGTCCTGCAAAAACAGTATCCCATCGCGGTGGGAAGAATACTGTTTGAAACACCTATAGGGAATTTTATCGTCATTAACAAAGCCCCTGATCCTGGAGGACCTTTTGGTACAATGTGGATGAGTTTATCAAAACAGCATTACGGAATCCACGGAACAAATGACCCAAGTTCCATTGGTCAAGCGGTATCAAGAGGATGTATTCGAATGTATAATCAAGACGTGGAGGAACTAGCAAGTATTATACCAATAGGAACACCGGTTTCTATACATCCATAATATTAATAGCTGCATGTGTCGAACAGTTACATGTTAGACTGTCGGGTTTAGAAGTGTATGGAATACTAACGCTGCTTTTGTTTGCCTTTGTAAATAAGGATCAACGCTAAAACAACGATGAATCCAACAAGACAAACGAAAATAAGAATTGTTAAATATCCATCATAGATCCCCTTTTTTGTTTTCGCCACTCTTCAAAACTATAAGTTTAAAAATATTATAATAAATAATATAGAACATCTTACTCCAAACTTAATCTTTCTCTCAAAGCCAAATAGAAGTTGACACGTAATAAATAACCAGGAAGTATAAACTTCATCTTCCGTCTAGTATTTAAATTTCACCTCTTATAAAAGGAGAGAAGCTGTGCAAGCAGATCAAATAAAAACGATCCAAAACATCAGGAAAGTGCTGCATTCGTTTAGGATCGCGTTCTTTTTTGGCAGGTTAAAAAAATGAAAACAAGGAATAAAGACAAAACAGGAAAAAACATAATCCAAACCAAACAACATCACCCACATATACAATACCAGCGCTCTCATAAAGGTTACGTAATAGTTTTTCAGCTAAGAAAATCAGTATTTCCACAAAAGTGATAGCATACATTTTCCAAGTAACCATTTTATTTACGTCCTTATAGGGCTCGTTTTATGACTGAAGAGGATACTATATCCAAAACATATCCGAATAAAAGAAAAATACAAGGTTTGGTAATAAAAAATATAAGAGAAAGTATTACGCCCTGCTCTTTATACATGTTCCCTTCTTACATCATGCCGCCCATACCTGCCATTTGCTGCTGCATTTGCCGAGCCTGCGCGTTGGCTTCTGCCATCGCTTGCTCCATTCGGGTAAATTGATCCCAGTAACGCTCTTCGGTTTTCTGCATCCGGCGTTCGAAGTTACTCATCCGATCATCAAGATTATTCATTTCACGCCCGATTGTAAATTGATCAGGAGAAGGCATAGCGGGACCACCAGCTCGTTCAGATATACTATCCATCGTATGATCAAGAGATTCCCGAACGCGTCGTGCCACCCCTTTTTCTTCATAGGACTCTCCATCTGCTGAAAATAACTGATACACCGCTTCAGAATCTTCCTGAATCGCTTGTTCTAATTCGGTTTCATCTACTTCCAGCTTTCCCCGGTCCATATAATTACTGGATGTCGTAATACCGATTTCGGTTAATTGCGAAAATGCTGCTCCCTCGCCAGTATCTACCTCATCGTACATATTCCGGCGCATCGTATCCAGCCCATTTGTCAATAGGTCATCACGGCGAAGATAGCCGCTTTGTGACCTCTCTTCCCATTGTTCTATTTCGGTTAAATTTTCATTAGAACTTATTGCCTGTTTCGCAGTTGTATTAGAACGGCGGATAATCCCATCAAAAATAGAATCACTAAAAGACTGATACTCCCGATTCATTTCACGGTATCCTTCCATTTCGTACTGCAATCTCAATGCATCTTGTTCCATTTTTACAAGCGGCTGCCGTTCTACCTGCATTAAATCCCGCACCTGCTGATTAATATCCATCCCAGAAGCAAACCCTGTTATTCTATTATCTATTTGCATGTCCGTACCTCCTGTAATAGAAAAAAGAGAGCCACCACTGTCTCTCTTTCTAGTTATCTATTTTTTATATCGGAAGCTTTCTACTACATTTAAAGTAAAAAAGAAAAAACAGCTCCTAAAAGGAACTGCTTGAGGACACTTATACTTTTTCATCGACTAAAATACCTACCTGCTCTAGCATTGACGCGACCATATCTAAAAACTTTTCAGGCGGAATCTCTCTGACCACTTCTTCGGTTTCACGTTCGAGCACCTGAACATAAATACGGTCCAAATCTTCATGCACATTAAATTTCAAATCCGTGTAGCTTGCTTCGAGCATTTTATTCATGCCGTCTGCCTGTTCCTGAAGTTCTTTTGGATCAAGCATGGCGGGCCGGTGATCTTTGGCGGCATGCTTAATTTCCTCTGTCATCGAACGCTCTAATGGCTTACCTTCGTTGACAGAACGAACAGTTTGGATACTGTCCCCATTAGAACCTGATATGGAAAAACCCATTTATCCTATCCTCCATTCCCTATAGGTTTTTACTTATATCGGTTAAACGAGAGAAATATTTAGATTATTATGTATTTTTAATGGAAATCGCCCGTTCCCGTACCATTTTACGAATACGGTTAATCGATACCCCGGTGGCATGACTTGTTTCGATCATTGTCGCCTCATGGGTTCCTTTTACATACTGCCTCACCTTGATATAATCCTCCCGATAGCTCGGAAAACAATCCGCACATAAGCCCGCCCCCATATTAGGCGTCAGTTTTCCGCAATTATCACACCAAACTTTATGATTTCCCTTCATGATCCTAACTCCTTCAAAAGCCTTCCCCGAAACGGAGAAGTGGAGTGCTTCTTAAACAGAAAAATCGACAGAACTGCCTTTGTGCGGTTCAGCCGCTTGTTGAACAGCTTTCGCACCAGAAGAGTCCAGCATTTTGTCCACAAATTCTCCTTGCTTTTCCCCTGTTTCCATCGCTTGCTTCATCACAGACATACTAGTGCTGCTTGACCTGGCCCTGGCTCGAGATTCTGTGCCAGACTAGGCGTTCCTTCTAAGCTAGAGCCTCTATATTGATTACTACTATTATCCGAGCAATTGTAGTACAGATTGTGGTTGTTGGTTTGCTTGAGCAAGCATGGACTGAGAAGCTTGGGAAAGAATGTTTGAACGAGTCATTTCCATCATTTCCGCAGCCATGTCAACGTCACGGATACGAGATTCCGCAGCTGATAAGTTCTCAGAAGAGTTGTCTAAGTTAGAGATCGTGTGTTCTAAACGGTTTTGAGTAGCACCAAGACTGGAACGTTGTGCAGAAACAGTTTCAATTGCATCATTTATTTTAGTGGTAGCAGCGTCAGCAGCTTTTTGAGATGAAATATCAATACCCCCAACATCAAATTCATCACCATCTGTTAAAGATACAGAGAATGTCACAAGAGTGTCTGTACCGTCTAACGATGTAAAGGTTGTACCATTACCCTTAGCAATGGTATTACCACTATCGTCCTTTAACGCACTATCTGCTGAATCATACGTATAAGCCCCAGCTTCTAAACCATCATTAGTGACTGTACCCTCTGCAGTAGCCGTACCAGAATCAATTTTTACAGTACCTGAATTAACGTCTTCATTAAATGTTAATGTATCATCACCAGTTGAAGCTACGAAATTTTTACCAACACCGTCATCACTAGTTGCTACTGTAACACCATCCTTATTAACAAGATCAAATTCGCCTGCAGTATCACTCTCTTGAACTGAATACGTCCCATCAGCAATGTCAGTATTAGTATCACCATTATCTGTTACAGCTGCTGTTTGCTCAATTTTTACATCGCCAGCCATTTCTAAGCTATACCCACGCATATCATCAATAGATAGGCTTAAGTTCTGACCTTCATTAGCACCAATTTGGAATTTTCCTTCAAAACCACCATCTAATAGATTTTGAGTGTTGAATTCTGTATTATCTCCAATTCGGCTTAACTCTTGAGACAACTGGTCCACTTCTTTTTGTAGTTCTTCACGGTCGACAGCTACATTTGTGTCATTGGCAGACTGAACGGAAAGTTCACGCATACGTTGAAGAATAGAGTGTGATTCATCAAGTGCACCTTCTGCAGTTTGAATCATGGAAATACCATCTTGTGCGTTACGGCTTGCTTGATCTAAACCATTAATTTGTGCACGCATCTTCTCAGAGATTGCAAGACCGGCTGCATCGTCCCCAGCTTTGTTAATACGCATACCTGAAGATAGTTTCTCCATTGAAGATTGCATGTTGTTTTGGTTAATACCCATTTGACGATGGGTGTTCAACGCCGGGATATTATTGTTAATAATCATACTAAAAATTCCTCCTTGAATGTATGTTTTACGTTCCGGTCCACGTCCTTGTGGGTGAAACGTTCGTATGTTTTTGGATATACCTGCA
This DNA window, taken from Alteribacillus bidgolensis, encodes the following:
- the abc-f gene encoding ribosomal protection-like ABC-F family protein, whose protein sequence is MIELVLIDLQDIRIDVKDRTLFEISNISIHQGDCIGLVGRNGSGKTSLLEIIAGEKEAASGTVSKHVSVALLPQLKPQIGQKSGGEISQIINRETLLQEPEVLLADEPTTHLDMENMEKLEHRLQRHQEAMVVVSHDRAFLDALCNQIWEIDNGQVRVYSGNYTDYEQRKQAARKHREKEYEKYIHKKKQLEEAMQQKEQKAQRAVKKPMNTSSSEAKITGAKPYFAKKQKKLNQGVKSIQTRIKQLDKVEKIKELPSIKMQVAQEESLKNRTIIRGEKVSGTAGNQLLWEGADFTVTAGDKVALIGPNGSGKTTFLRIILEEADGIHISPSVSFGYFSQMLDVLEGDDSILENVRRHSVQDQTMIRTVLARLGFFRDDVFKPVRVLSGGERVKAAFAALFVSNANVLILDEPTNYLDIEAIEALESLLNDYSGTVLFVSHDRRFLENTATRIFAINSNRIVSFDGSYRAYLNDELIKDQDPLEDELLKVEMKIADVLSRLSITPSEVLEQEFQQLLRRKKDIKQRQKTD
- a CDS encoding L,D-transpeptidase family protein encodes the protein MIHTVKPGETLTQISRDYRTPLTAIISANPMINPNVIYPGQSIMIPGFPDPHTLPYQIEVSINNRWLRLLRDGVLQKQYPIAVGRILFETPIGNFIVINKAPDPGGPFGTMWMSLSKQHYGIHGTNDPSSIGQAVSRGCIRMYNQDVEELASIIPIGTPVSIHP
- the fliD gene encoding flagellar filament capping protein FliD, which translates into the protein MQIDNRITGFASGMDINQQVRDLMQVERQPLVKMEQDALRLQYEMEGYREMNREYQSFSDSIFDGIIRRSNTTAKQAISSNENLTEIEQWEERSQSGYLRRDDLLTNGLDTMRRNMYDEVDTGEGAAFSQLTEIGITTSSNYMDRGKLEVDETELEQAIQEDSEAVYQLFSADGESYEEKGVARRVRESLDHTMDSISERAGGPAMPSPDQFTIGREMNNLDDRMSNFERRMQKTEERYWDQFTRMEQAMAEANAQARQMQQQMAGMGGMM
- a CDS encoding flagellar protein FlaG, encoding MGFSISGSNGDSIQTVRSVNEGKPLERSMTEEIKHAAKDHRPAMLDPKELQEQADGMNKMLEASYTDLKFNVHEDLDRIYVQVLERETEEVVREIPPEKFLDMVASMLEQVGILVDEKV
- a CDS encoding putative motility protein, which produces MSVMKQAMETGEKQGEFVDKMLDSSGAKAVQQAAEPHKGSSVDFSV
- a CDS encoding flagellin; translated protein: MIINNNIPALNTHRQMGINQNNMQSSMEKLSSGMRINKAGDDAAGLAISEKMRAQINGLDQASRNAQDGISMIQTAEGALDESHSILQRMRELSVQSANDTNVAVDREELQKEVDQLSQELSRIGDNTEFNTQNLLDGGFEGKFQIGANEGQNLSLSIDDMRGYSLEMAGDVKIEQTAAVTDNGDTNTDIADGTYSVQESDTAGEFDLVNKDGVTVATSDDGVGKNFVASTGDDTLTFNEDVNSGTVKIDSGTATAEGTVTNDGLEAGAYTYDSADSALKDDSGNTIAKGNGTTFTSLDGTDTLVTFSVSLTDGDEFDVGGIDISSQKAADAATTKINDAIETVSAQRSSLGATQNRLEHTISNLDNSSENLSAAESRIRDVDMAAEMMEMTRSNILSQASQSMLAQANQQPQSVLQLLG